From one Microlunatus sp. Gsoil 973 genomic stretch:
- the ilvD gene encoding dihydroxy-acid dehydratase: MSSSTVDSSTPTSGAGGNGPDIKPRSRTVTDGLEATAARGMLRAVGMGDEDFAKPQIGVASSWNEITPCNLSLDRLAKAVKNGVHAAGGYPLEFGTISVSDGISMGHVGMHYSLVSREIIADSVETVMEAERLDGSVLLAGCDKSLPGMLMAAARLDLASVFLYAGSIMPGSVDGKDVTIIDAFEAVGACVRGLISREEVDRIERAICPGEGACGGMYTANTMASAAEALGMSIPGSAAPPAVDRRRDGFAHRSGEAVVTMLKQGITARQIMTREAFENAIAVVMAFGGSTNAVLHLLAIANEAGVELTMEDFARIGRKVPHLGDLKPFGRFVMNDVDKIGGVPVVMKALLDAGLIHGDCLTVTGKTVAENLADINPPDVDGKIIRALSEPIHPTGGITILHGSLAPEGAVVKSAGFDDTVIEGTARVFDGERAAMDALEDGTITGGDVVVIRYEGPKGGPGMREMLAITGAIKGAGLGKDVMLITDGRFSGGTTGLCVGHIAPEATEGGPIALVEDGDKIILDVAQGTLELDVPAEELERRRAAWVLPHRPQPRGVLAKYAKLVKSANVGAVCS; the protein is encoded by the coding sequence ATGTCCAGCAGCACTGTCGATTCCAGCACGCCTACGTCCGGCGCGGGTGGCAACGGTCCCGATATCAAGCCCCGCTCGCGTACCGTCACCGATGGTCTGGAAGCCACCGCGGCCCGCGGAATGCTGCGCGCCGTCGGCATGGGCGACGAGGACTTCGCCAAACCGCAGATCGGCGTCGCCTCCAGCTGGAACGAGATCACTCCCTGCAACCTGTCGCTCGACCGGCTTGCCAAGGCCGTCAAGAACGGCGTGCACGCCGCCGGCGGGTATCCGCTGGAGTTCGGCACCATCTCCGTCTCCGACGGCATCTCGATGGGCCACGTCGGCATGCACTACTCGCTGGTCAGCCGAGAGATCATCGCCGACTCGGTGGAGACGGTGATGGAGGCCGAGCGGCTGGACGGGTCGGTGCTGCTGGCCGGCTGCGACAAGTCCCTGCCCGGCATGCTGATGGCCGCGGCCCGTCTTGATCTTGCCTCGGTGTTCCTCTACGCCGGGTCGATCATGCCCGGCAGCGTCGACGGCAAGGACGTCACGATCATCGACGCGTTCGAGGCCGTCGGCGCCTGCGTCCGCGGCCTGATCAGCCGCGAGGAGGTGGACCGCATCGAACGTGCGATCTGTCCGGGCGAGGGCGCCTGTGGCGGCATGTACACGGCGAACACCATGGCCAGTGCCGCAGAGGCGCTCGGCATGTCGATCCCTGGATCGGCCGCGCCGCCGGCCGTGGACCGGCGCCGGGACGGGTTCGCCCACCGCAGCGGTGAAGCAGTAGTCACCATGCTCAAGCAGGGCATCACCGCCCGGCAGATCATGACCCGCGAGGCGTTCGAGAACGCGATCGCCGTGGTGATGGCGTTCGGCGGTTCGACCAATGCCGTGCTGCATCTGCTGGCGATCGCCAACGAGGCCGGCGTGGAGTTGACCATGGAGGACTTCGCCCGGATCGGCAGGAAGGTACCGCACCTGGGCGACCTGAAGCCGTTCGGCCGGTTCGTGATGAACGACGTGGACAAGATCGGCGGCGTGCCGGTGGTGATGAAGGCTTTGCTCGACGCCGGTCTGATCCACGGTGATTGCCTGACCGTGACGGGGAAGACGGTTGCGGAGAATCTCGCCGACATCAACCCACCGGACGTCGACGGCAAGATCATCCGGGCGCTCTCCGAGCCGATCCACCCGACCGGCGGCATCACCATCCTGCACGGCTCACTGGCACCCGAGGGTGCGGTCGTCAAGAGCGCAGGCTTCGACGACACCGTGATCGAGGGCACCGCGAGGGTCTTCGACGGCGAGCGTGCCGCGATGGATGCGCTGGAGGACGGCACCATCACCGGCGGCGATGTCGTGGTGATCCGCTACGAGGGCCCCAAGGGTGGCCCCGGCATGCGCGAGATGCTCGCCATCACCGGTGCGATCAAGGGCGCCGGTCTCGGCAAGGACGTCATGTTGATCACCGACGGACGGTTCTCCGGCGGCACCACCGGGCTGTGTGTCGGTCACATCGCGCCAGAGGCCACCGAGGGTGGCCCGATCGCCCTGGTCGAGGACGGGGACAAGATCATCCTTGATGTTGCCCAGGGGACACTGGAACTCGACGTTCCCGCCGAAGAGCTGGAACGGCGTCGGGCCGCCTGGGTGCTGCCGCACCGCCCGCAGCCTCGCGGTGTGCTGGCCAAGTACGCCAAGCTGGTCAAGTCCGCCAACGTCGGCGCAGTCTGTTCCTGA
- a CDS encoding glycosyltransferase 87 family protein: MATTDRPLTGARRFRRWLVEFLPAYVVSLAMLPLIIAGGRFWPFRPSTMDLQVYYYAVRAMLHGQNIMEWTSPGFHLWFIYPPAAAIIMLPLAVGPFIVWELLWIAGLVIAQNVVMIRCGVPRGWPLALLSLALVIGMEPIRTTIGYGQINTFLMVLVIIDLLPADPGRKRRIPQGVLIGLAAAVKLTPAIFVLMLLLLGKKKPALTAIITFVVLTAIGTIVQPSATVSYLKSLAGGNTHTSGPVYVGNQSLLGVVLRLFGENPTNTYIGLGVSVIMAILAAVVGAHWWKQGAHVLAIAFVGLGSNLASPLSWTHHFVWILPLAVAVLYQLRRRPWPGARAGHVPMPRWLLICSAAIVLYVSACLPLALLPYSAGAADSYDALQELIANLGPLLITAVLIAAALLMVVRSRRQAVPKGRSGAGQLIQQG; encoded by the coding sequence ATGGCAACAACTGACCGGCCGCTGACCGGGGCACGGCGATTCCGCCGCTGGCTGGTCGAGTTCTTACCGGCCTACGTGGTGTCGCTGGCCATGCTGCCGTTGATCATCGCCGGCGGACGATTCTGGCCGTTCAGGCCGTCGACGATGGATCTCCAGGTCTACTACTACGCCGTCCGGGCGATGCTGCACGGCCAGAACATCATGGAGTGGACATCCCCAGGATTCCATCTCTGGTTCATCTATCCGCCGGCCGCGGCGATCATCATGCTGCCGTTGGCCGTCGGCCCCTTCATCGTCTGGGAACTGCTCTGGATCGCCGGCCTGGTGATCGCGCAGAACGTTGTGATGATCAGATGCGGAGTACCGCGCGGCTGGCCGTTGGCCCTGCTCTCCCTTGCCCTGGTGATCGGGATGGAACCGATCCGGACGACCATCGGCTACGGCCAGATCAACACGTTCCTGATGGTGTTGGTGATCATCGACCTGCTTCCGGCCGATCCCGGTCGTAAGCGGCGGATCCCCCAGGGCGTCCTGATCGGGCTCGCTGCGGCGGTCAAACTCACCCCGGCGATCTTCGTACTGATGCTGCTGCTGCTCGGCAAGAAGAAGCCGGCCCTTACCGCGATCATCACCTTCGTCGTGCTGACCGCGATCGGCACCATCGTCCAGCCGTCGGCAACGGTGTCCTACCTGAAGAGCCTGGCCGGCGGAAACACCCACACCTCCGGGCCGGTCTACGTCGGCAACCAGTCGTTGCTCGGCGTCGTGCTGCGGCTCTTCGGCGAGAACCCCACCAACACCTACATCGGGCTCGGCGTCTCGGTGATCATGGCGATCCTCGCGGCTGTCGTCGGAGCGCACTGGTGGAAACAGGGTGCCCATGTGCTGGCGATCGCCTTCGTCGGGCTGGGCAGCAACCTCGCCTCGCCGCTGTCCTGGACCCACCACTTCGTCTGGATCCTGCCGCTGGCGGTGGCCGTTCTCTATCAACTGCGTCGCCGACCCTGGCCGGGTGCCCGCGCCGGCCATGTGCCGATGCCGCGTTGGTTGCTGATCTGCTCGGCGGCCATCGTGCTCTACGTCAGCGCCTGCCTCCCGCTGGCGCTGTTGCCGTACTCCGCGGGCGCGGCGGATTCCTACGATGCACTCCAGGAACTGATCGCGAACCTCGGCCCCTTGCTGATCACTGCCGTGCTGATCGCCGCGGCGTTGCTGATGGTCGTACGCTCACGGCGGCAGGCTGTGCCCAAAGGTCGGTCCGGTGCCGGGCAGCTGATCCAGCAAGGGTAG
- a CDS encoding HIT family protein, protein MTENTTTADCVFCKIIAGDIPSRKVDEDDHSYSFLDVAPFHPGHTLVVPKRHVDSFLADPPALSEITPAIDRVSRLVTQRLDAEGMNLFSSAGAIAGQEVFHLHVHLVPRYADSGACGISSVSNRPRPTRTWRRYGNN, encoded by the coding sequence ATGACCGAGAACACGACGACCGCCGATTGCGTGTTCTGCAAGATCATCGCCGGCGACATCCCGTCCCGGAAGGTCGATGAGGACGATCATTCCTACTCCTTCCTCGACGTCGCGCCGTTCCATCCCGGCCACACCCTTGTGGTGCCCAAGCGTCACGTCGACAGCTTCCTTGCCGACCCGCCGGCGTTGTCGGAGATCACCCCGGCCATCGACCGGGTCTCCCGGCTGGTGACACAGAGGCTGGACGCCGAGGGCATGAACCTCTTCTCCTCGGCCGGTGCCATCGCCGGACAGGAGGTCTTCCACCTGCACGTCCATCTGGTGCCGCGGTACGCCGACAGCGGCGCCTGCGGAATCTCTTCGGTTTCAAACCGGCCGCGACCGACGAGGACCTGGAGGCGGTATGGCAACAACTGA
- a CDS encoding 2-hydroxyacid dehydrogenase produces the protein MRVWVPFESEAEAREKLGELPDNLELDFYNGGEFPSTADEVEFYIHPYLGDPDPWERFGELPRLKVVQIQSAGYDDIKPYIPQGVTLCNAAGVHDASTAELAVALSLALGRHLDEFARNQTTGTWQTAFGSSIADKRVTILGYGHIGQAIERRLTGFEVASITRVARRARSEPVPVHPITELDRVLPATDVLFLITPLTPQTEKIIDKHALSLLPDGAQVINVGRGRLIDTDALVAETSTGRITAGLDVTDPEPLPADHPLWRSPGVLISPHVGGASSAFYPRTRALMAAQLRRYATGRPLENVVL, from the coding sequence ATGCGTGTGTGGGTGCCCTTCGAATCGGAAGCCGAAGCCCGGGAGAAACTCGGTGAGTTACCGGACAACCTCGAACTCGACTTCTACAACGGCGGTGAGTTCCCGTCGACCGCCGATGAAGTGGAGTTCTACATCCACCCCTACCTCGGCGATCCCGACCCGTGGGAGCGGTTCGGTGAGCTGCCCAGGCTGAAGGTCGTGCAGATCCAGTCCGCCGGCTATGACGACATCAAGCCGTACATCCCCCAGGGCGTCACGCTGTGCAACGCCGCCGGTGTGCACGACGCCAGCACCGCCGAACTGGCGGTCGCGCTGTCCCTGGCGCTGGGCCGGCACCTCGACGAGTTCGCCCGGAACCAGACGACCGGCACCTGGCAGACGGCCTTCGGCAGCTCGATCGCCGACAAGCGGGTGACGATCCTCGGTTACGGCCACATCGGCCAGGCCATCGAGCGCCGCCTGACCGGTTTCGAGGTCGCCTCGATCACCCGCGTCGCCCGCCGGGCCCGAAGCGAGCCGGTGCCGGTGCACCCGATCACCGAGCTGGATCGTGTGCTGCCGGCGACCGACGTGCTGTTCCTGATCACCCCGCTCACGCCACAGACCGAGAAGATCATCGACAAACACGCCCTCTCATTGCTGCCCGACGGCGCACAGGTGATCAACGTCGGTCGCGGGCGACTGATCGACACCGACGCGCTGGTCGCGGAGACGAGCACCGGGCGGATCACCGCAGGCCTCGACGTAACCGACCCCGAACCGCTGCCGGCAGACCACCCGCTGTGGCGCAGCCCCGGCGTCCTGATCTCGCCGCACGTGGGCGGAGCGAGCAGCGCGTTCTATCCGCGCACCCGGGCCCTGATGGCCGCGCAGCTGCGCCGGTACGCCACCGGCCGGCCGCTGGAGAACGTGGTGCTATGA
- the hisF gene encoding imidazole glycerol phosphate synthase subunit HisF: MSLAVRVIPCLDVHDGRVVKGVNFTNLRDAGDPVELAAVYDQEGADEVTFLDISASAEGRETTVDMVRETAGSVFIPLTVGGGISSVADVDRMLRAGADKVAVNTAAIHRPELIGEISRRFGNQVLVLSLDARREPEQPSGFGVTTHGGRKAAGLDALEWARRAAELGVGEILLNSMDADGTTDGFDLEMIRAVRRVVDVPLIASGGAGSADDFPPAVDAGADAVLAATVFHYGTLTVADVKKALTTAGYPVR; the protein is encoded by the coding sequence ATGAGTCTGGCGGTGCGGGTCATCCCGTGTCTCGATGTGCACGACGGCCGCGTCGTGAAGGGCGTCAACTTCACCAACCTGCGCGACGCCGGTGATCCGGTCGAGCTCGCGGCGGTTTACGACCAGGAGGGGGCCGACGAGGTCACCTTTCTGGACATCTCGGCGTCTGCCGAGGGCCGCGAGACCACCGTCGACATGGTGCGGGAGACCGCCGGCAGTGTCTTCATCCCGTTGACCGTCGGCGGGGGCATCTCCTCGGTCGCCGATGTCGACCGGATGCTGCGGGCCGGGGCGGACAAGGTGGCGGTGAACACCGCAGCGATCCATCGGCCCGAGCTGATCGGCGAGATCAGCCGGCGGTTCGGCAACCAGGTGCTGGTGCTCTCGCTCGATGCCCGCCGCGAGCCCGAGCAACCGTCCGGCTTCGGCGTGACAACCCACGGCGGGCGGAAGGCTGCCGGTCTGGACGCGCTGGAATGGGCTCGGCGAGCCGCCGAACTCGGCGTCGGTGAGATCCTGCTCAACTCCATGGACGCCGACGGCACCACCGACGGATTCGACCTGGAGATGATCCGCGCGGTCCGCCGGGTGGTCGACGTGCCGCTGATCGCATCCGGCGGCGCCGGCAGCGCCGACGACTTCCCGCCGGCAGTCGACGCGGGAGCGGATGCGGTGCTCGCCGCGACCGTCTTCCACTACGGGACGCTGACTGTCGCCGACGTCAAGAAGGCGCTGACGACGGCCGGTTACCCGGTTCGTTGA
- a CDS encoding VOC family protein codes for MNDRASIHHVELWLPDLDAHLPSWDWLFGELGWEPYQRWEGGRSWRAGDGSYVVIEESPDLDSGAYSRLHPGINHLAVTAARELIDHIVAAAPAHGWTVLFADRHPYAGGRDHYAAYLENDHGFEVEIVAS; via the coding sequence ATGAACGATCGTGCGTCCATCCATCACGTCGAACTGTGGCTGCCCGACCTCGACGCCCATCTGCCGTCCTGGGACTGGCTCTTCGGCGAACTGGGTTGGGAGCCGTACCAGCGCTGGGAGGGCGGGCGTTCCTGGCGGGCCGGTGACGGAAGCTACGTGGTGATCGAGGAGTCACCCGACCTCGACTCGGGCGCCTACAGCCGGCTGCACCCCGGCATCAACCATCTGGCTGTCACGGCCGCCCGGGAGCTGATCGACCATATCGTCGCAGCGGCCCCTGCTCATGGTTGGACCGTGCTGTTCGCCGATCGGCATCCCTACGCCGGCGGCCGGGACCACTACGCGGCATACCTGGAGAATGATCATGGTTTCGAGGTGGAGATCGTCGCCTCGTGA
- a CDS encoding RNA helicase, translating to MSRSLTTFAEAYGFTFDPYQREACEYVEAGSGVLVAAPTGAGKTIVGEYAVFLALEQGRKAFYTTPIKALSNQKYADLVRRHGAANVGLLTGDSTINSEAPVVVMTTEVLRNMIYAGSSTLANLGYVVMDEVHYLADRFRGAVWEEVIIGLADSVQVVALSATVSNAEEFGDWLAEVRGDIEIVVSERRPVPLYQHVMVGTRLYDLFAGVAPTAITDQSTGNRRAEVNPALTKVAQQEARAVRDDSRRPRGRNGKGKRSVSYGSGRYGGATHRSNWSDRDQDRGGRPRSRSVPGRYEMIDVLERENLLPAIVFIFSRAGCDAAVRQLLGSRLMLTSATERAQLNEIAERHTAGLSPADKQALGYATFAEALVRGVAAHHAGLLPAFKECVEEAFVKGLVKVVFATETLALGINMPARSVVLEKLVKFNGETHADITPGEYTQLTGRAGRRGIDVEGHAVVLWQPGLDPRAVAGLASRRTYPLNSSFAPTYNMAVNLVGAVGRDRARTLLEQSFAQYRSDRSVVGLARKVARNKREIEALFEKAACDRGDFTEYAKLRDEISRVESEAARDRKINRQSEVIAVLQQLQRGDVIRVPAGRSTGWAVIIDPGVAGHRQAPQPQVETEEGQVRRLGLVDFPSPPPVVGRVKVPKHYHPKDKATVRNLRAALESKLRTLDLDLSHYRPAAMDPAAAQRVAELRSELEDHPCHNCPDRETHARFAAQALRLQRENDQADRQMARRTSTIASQFDKICQVLIAFGYLDEDGDRVTGDGRMLSRIYAELDLVTAECIRTGVFDDLGVAQLAGVLSTLIYEARRTDHGRFRPQMPDGTTEEAMVALRRVWREVSLAERDARIDRGPEPDIGFARAAYGWAAGRPLGEVLEDNELTAGDFVRWVRQVIDFAGQIADAAGPGPLRDRARQVVSAMRRGVIDFSPDEPDGTPDLYVADDR from the coding sequence ATGAGCCGATCCCTGACAACCTTCGCCGAGGCGTACGGCTTCACCTTCGACCCCTACCAACGGGAGGCCTGCGAGTACGTCGAGGCAGGCTCCGGCGTCCTGGTCGCAGCCCCGACCGGAGCCGGCAAGACCATCGTCGGTGAATACGCCGTCTTCCTCGCCCTGGAACAGGGCCGGAAGGCGTTCTACACCACGCCGATCAAGGCGCTCTCCAACCAGAAGTACGCCGACCTCGTCCGCCGGCACGGCGCCGCCAACGTCGGCCTGCTGACCGGCGACTCGACGATCAACTCCGAGGCACCGGTGGTGGTGATGACCACCGAGGTATTGCGGAACATGATCTACGCCGGGTCCTCCACCCTGGCCAACCTCGGCTACGTCGTGATGGACGAGGTGCATTACCTCGCCGACCGCTTCCGCGGGGCGGTCTGGGAGGAAGTGATCATCGGACTGGCCGACTCCGTCCAGGTGGTCGCCCTGTCGGCGACGGTCAGCAATGCCGAGGAGTTCGGCGACTGGTTGGCCGAGGTCCGCGGCGACATCGAGATCGTGGTCTCCGAGCGTCGGCCGGTGCCGCTCTACCAGCACGTGATGGTCGGCACCAGGTTGTACGACCTGTTCGCCGGTGTCGCTCCGACCGCGATCACCGACCAGTCGACCGGCAACCGGCGGGCCGAGGTCAATCCGGCGCTGACCAAGGTCGCGCAGCAGGAGGCCCGGGCCGTCCGGGACGACTCCCGCAGGCCGCGGGGCCGCAATGGCAAGGGCAAGCGCAGTGTCTCCTACGGCAGCGGCCGCTACGGCGGGGCGACGCACCGGAGCAACTGGTCGGACCGTGATCAGGACCGCGGCGGGCGGCCACGTTCCCGGTCGGTGCCCGGTCGCTACGAGATGATCGACGTGCTGGAGCGGGAGAACCTGCTCCCGGCGATCGTGTTCATCTTCTCCCGGGCCGGTTGTGATGCTGCGGTACGCCAACTGCTCGGCTCCCGGCTGATGCTGACCAGTGCGACAGAACGCGCCCAACTGAACGAGATCGCCGAACGGCACACGGCCGGGCTGTCCCCGGCGGACAAGCAGGCGCTGGGCTATGCGACGTTCGCCGAGGCTCTGGTGCGCGGGGTCGCGGCGCATCACGCCGGACTGCTGCCGGCGTTCAAGGAGTGCGTCGAGGAAGCCTTCGTCAAGGGCCTGGTGAAAGTGGTGTTCGCCACGGAGACCCTGGCGCTCGGCATCAACATGCCGGCTCGTTCGGTGGTGCTGGAGAAGCTGGTCAAGTTCAACGGGGAGACCCACGCCGACATCACCCCGGGGGAGTACACCCAGCTGACCGGCCGGGCCGGCCGACGCGGTATCGACGTCGAGGGCCACGCCGTCGTGCTCTGGCAACCCGGGCTGGATCCGCGAGCGGTTGCCGGCCTGGCCTCCCGGCGTACCTACCCGTTGAACTCCTCGTTCGCACCCACCTACAACATGGCGGTCAATCTGGTCGGCGCGGTCGGCCGGGATCGCGCGCGCACCCTGTTGGAGCAGTCGTTCGCGCAGTACCGGTCCGACCGGTCTGTGGTCGGTTTGGCCCGCAAGGTGGCGCGGAACAAGCGTGAGATCGAAGCGCTGTTCGAGAAGGCGGCCTGTGATCGCGGCGACTTCACCGAATACGCCAAGCTCCGCGACGAGATCAGCCGGGTCGAGAGTGAGGCGGCCCGCGACCGCAAGATCAACCGGCAGTCCGAGGTGATCGCGGTCCTTCAGCAGTTGCAGCGCGGCGACGTCATCCGGGTGCCGGCCGGCCGGTCGACCGGGTGGGCAGTGATCATCGACCCCGGCGTCGCAGGGCATCGCCAGGCCCCGCAACCCCAGGTCGAGACCGAGGAGGGTCAGGTCCGCCGTCTCGGACTGGTCGACTTCCCGTCGCCGCCCCCGGTCGTCGGTCGGGTCAAGGTGCCCAAGCACTATCACCCCAAGGACAAGGCGACGGTACGCAATCTGCGCGCGGCACTCGAGTCGAAGCTGCGTACCCTCGACCTTGATCTTTCCCACTACCGTCCGGCGGCGATGGATCCGGCAGCGGCGCAACGGGTCGCCGAACTGCGAAGTGAGCTGGAAGATCATCCGTGCCACAACTGCCCGGACCGGGAGACCCATGCCCGGTTCGCAGCCCAGGCGTTGCGGCTGCAGCGCGAGAACGATCAGGCCGATCGGCAGATGGCCAGGAGAACGTCAACGATCGCCAGCCAGTTCGACAAGATCTGCCAGGTCCTGATCGCCTTCGGCTACCTCGACGAGGACGGCGACCGAGTCACCGGCGACGGCCGGATGCTGTCCCGCATCTACGCCGAACTTGATCTTGTGACCGCGGAATGCATCCGTACCGGAGTGTTCGACGATCTTGGTGTCGCCCAGCTGGCCGGCGTGTTGTCGACGTTGATCTATGAAGCGCGGCGAACCGATCACGGCAGGTTCCGTCCCCAGATGCCGGACGGCACGACCGAGGAAGCCATGGTGGCTCTGCGGCGGGTGTGGCGGGAGGTCTCGTTGGCCGAGCGGGACGCGCGCATCGATCGCGGACCGGAGCCGGACATCGGATTCGCCCGTGCTGCCTACGGCTGGGCGGCCGGGCGGCCACTCGGCGAGGTACTGGAGGACAACGAGCTGACCGCCGGTGACTTCGTCCGCTGGGTCCGGCAGGTAATCGATTTCGCGGGACAGATCGCCGACGCCGCAGGCCCCGGACCGTTGCGCGACCGGGCCCGTCAGGTGGTCTCGGCGATGCGTCGCGGAGTGATCGACTTCAGTCCCGACGAGCCGGACGGCACACCGGATCTCTACGTGGCCGACGATCGCTGA
- a CDS encoding diacylglycerol kinase family protein, translating into MSSPEVAVTRRPPSSIALVVNPSAGKGRSQEMLPEIAGRIRDAGHELDIWLSRDFDEAQALINKAANSGADVMVVMGGDGMLHLGVNEAVRAQQSAPTAPVLGLIPSGTGNDLCRGLDIGTDPLAALEIILAGTETAVDLARVGEAYIGTIIATGFDAMVNRRANDMRWPKGSSRYPLALFAVLRTFEPLHYQLTIDGVRRDLDAMLVAVGNTRSYGGGIRICPDADPTDGLLELTIIHPVGRPTLLRLMPLLYTGGFISDPCVELLRVRSITIDGPGLVGFGDGEMIGATPLAIEQVPAALRVCRPVL; encoded by the coding sequence ATGAGCAGTCCTGAGGTTGCTGTCACCCGGCGGCCTCCGTCGAGCATCGCCCTGGTGGTCAACCCATCCGCGGGCAAGGGCCGTTCCCAGGAGATGCTTCCCGAGATCGCCGGTCGGATCCGCGACGCCGGACACGAACTGGACATCTGGCTCAGCCGGGATTTCGACGAAGCCCAGGCGCTGATCAACAAGGCAGCAAACTCCGGCGCCGACGTGATGGTCGTGATGGGCGGCGACGGCATGTTGCACCTGGGAGTCAATGAGGCCGTACGCGCCCAGCAGTCCGCGCCGACGGCCCCGGTCCTCGGATTGATCCCGTCCGGTACCGGCAACGACCTGTGCCGCGGCCTGGACATCGGCACCGACCCGCTGGCCGCGCTGGAGATCATCCTGGCCGGCACCGAGACCGCAGTCGATCTGGCGCGGGTCGGCGAGGCGTACATCGGGACGATCATCGCCACCGGATTCGATGCGATGGTCAACCGGCGCGCCAACGACATGCGGTGGCCGAAGGGCTCGTCCCGCTATCCGCTGGCGCTGTTCGCTGTGCTGCGGACCTTCGAACCGCTGCACTACCAACTCACCATCGACGGCGTACGACGTGATCTGGACGCCATGCTGGTCGCCGTCGGTAACACCCGCTCCTACGGCGGCGGCATCCGGATCTGCCCGGACGCCGATCCCACCGACGGGCTGCTCGAGCTGACGATCATCCACCCGGTCGGGCGGCCGACGCTGCTGCGGCTGATGCCGCTGCTCTACACCGGTGGCTTCATCAGCGATCCCTGTGTCGAACTGCTGCGCGTGCGGTCGATCACCATCGACGGGCCCGGTCTGGTCGGCTTCGGCGACGGCGAGATGATCGGCGCAACGCCACTGGCGATAGAACAGGTGCCGGCCGCACTCCGGGTCTGCCGCCCGGTGCTCTGA
- the tatC gene encoding twin-arginine translocase subunit TatC has product MTLWEHLRELRYRLVIIALAIIVGTVVAFIFNTQLYDLLMHPYTVAAENLHRTNPELHVQPVIEGATTPFTLVLKTCFVAALVGTSPIWLYQIWAFIVPGLLAKEKKWALIFLSAAVPLFLGGVVLGYYLIPKGISVLIGFTPGSGQIENLLDLTNFLNFLIRVMLVFGAGFLVPVFVLGLNFMGIVKAKQLAKARSFVVFGCFVFGAVATPQTDPVSMLMLAGPMTILYLAAEVIAHLHDRSLHRRGIEPGFGNRGGGVENDRALAALEGRDLDAEQSVARPTVADLLGLSKKDDEQS; this is encoded by the coding sequence ATGACCCTCTGGGAGCATCTGCGGGAATTGCGCTACCGGCTGGTGATCATCGCTTTGGCGATCATCGTCGGCACCGTCGTCGCGTTCATCTTCAACACGCAGTTGTACGACCTGCTGATGCACCCGTACACCGTCGCCGCCGAGAACCTCCACCGAACCAATCCGGAGCTGCACGTCCAGCCGGTGATCGAGGGCGCGACCACGCCCTTCACGCTGGTCCTCAAGACGTGCTTCGTCGCGGCGCTCGTCGGGACCTCACCGATCTGGCTGTATCAGATCTGGGCGTTCATCGTCCCCGGCCTGCTGGCCAAGGAGAAGAAGTGGGCGCTGATCTTCCTGAGCGCCGCGGTGCCGCTGTTCCTTGGCGGAGTCGTCCTCGGCTACTACCTGATCCCCAAGGGCATCTCGGTCCTGATCGGCTTCACGCCGGGTAGCGGGCAGATCGAGAACCTGCTCGATCTGACCAACTTCCTGAACTTCCTGATCAGGGTCATGCTGGTCTTCGGCGCCGGCTTCCTGGTACCGGTCTTCGTCCTCGGCCTGAACTTCATGGGCATCGTCAAGGCCAAACAGTTGGCCAAGGCCAGGTCGTTCGTCGTCTTCGGATGCTTCGTCTTCGGCGCCGTCGCGACGCCGCAGACCGACCCGGTGTCGATGCTCATGCTGGCCGGTCCGATGACGATCCTGTACCTCGCGGCAGAGGTCATCGCGCACCTGCACGATCGGTCGCTGCATCGTCGGGGTATCGAGCCGGGCTTCGGCAATCGGGGCGGCGGCGTCGAGAACGACCGCGCTCTGGCGGCGCTCGAGGGCCGTGATCTTGACGCCGAACAGTCGGTCGCCCGGCCGACGGTCGCCGACCTGCTCGGACTGAGCAAGAAGGACGATGAGCAGTCCTGA
- the tatA gene encoding twin-arginine translocase TatA/TatE family subunit codes for MSPLAGFMNLGPTELIIILVIVLVLFGGARLAGLGKSTGRAIREFKEETKNLADKKDDSEVVDAEVVDPQPTEQTPPAVGGPQQQVQQPTNSAAQPSEARRDN; via the coding sequence ATGTCCCCGTTGGCCGGATTCATGAACCTCGGTCCCACCGAGCTCATCATCATCCTTGTCATCGTCCTTGTGCTCTTCGGTGGTGCCCGACTGGCAGGACTGGGCAAGAGCACCGGTCGCGCCATCCGGGAGTTCAAGGAAGAGACCAAGAACCTCGCCGACAAGAAGGACGATTCCGAGGTCGTCGACGCCGAGGTGGTCGATCCCCAGCCGACCGAGCAGACCCCGCCGGCGGTGGGCGGCCCGCAGCAGCAGGTCCAGCAGCCGACCAATTCGGCAGCACAGCCGTCTGAAGCCCGTCGCGACAACTGA